A stretch of Brassica napus cultivar Da-Ae chromosome C6, Da-Ae, whole genome shotgun sequence DNA encodes these proteins:
- the LOC106372944 gene encoding uncharacterized protein LOC106372944, whose amino-acid sequence MMVKDLLLPNRSEWDTKKIKFHLLQYVSTIQKLTLSTNNLKDERIWLLEKSDEYSTKTGYALAKLNSGNIHDSFNWKQCIWNVKCSPNGQSVGSSPSILRPVEKLMSFDGGFAQGVYQNVFLGSRHGAKGYKECKGGAISYSKAEKPTASPKDSIRPTIPDSISPTNHSRTTVTASHLFSDAAWNSSSCAGGLGWVIKSSSGNILLHGSSAKRYVASALAAEALALKEGLSKAILAGLKDIVCSSDSRCLIQLLTGNKSVTAIKGILHDICVLSRSLNSISYHFMPRSCNVQADELAKNSLFLLSCSSDNSVV is encoded by the exons ATGATGGTTAAAGATCTCCTTCTCCCAAACCGTTCAGAATGGGACACGAAGAAGATAAAGTTCCACCTCCTTCAATACGTCTCTACCATCCAGAAGCTGACCCTGAGTACAAATAATCTAAAGGATGAACGTATCTGGCTCTTGGAGAAATCGGATGAATACTCAACAAAAACTGGTTATGCTTTGGCTAAACTAAACAGTGGGAACATACATGACTCCTTTAATTGGAAGCAGTGCATTTGGAACGTGAAGTGTTCTCCTAA TGGCCAAAGTGTGGGATCTTCTCCCAGCATCTTGCGTCCCGTCGAGAAGCTCATGTCATTCGATGGAGGATTTGCTCAAGGTGTGTACCAGAATG TCTTTCTCGGAAGCAGACATGGTGCTAAAGGCTATAAAGAATGCAAAGGAGGGGCAATCAGCTACTCAAAAGCCGAAAAACCTACTGCTTCACCGAAAGACTCTATCCGACCAACCATTCCCGACTCTATCTCTCCGACCAACCATTCCCGCACTACGGTAACTGCCTCTCATCTCTTCTCAGATGCGGCTTGGAACAGTTCTAGTTGTGCTGGTGGTTTGGGATGGGTGATTAAAAGCTCATCAGGAAACATCCTCCTTCATGGAAGCTCAGCAAAAAGATATGTGGCTTCAGCACTAGCTGCAGAAGCTCTGGCTTTAAAGGAAGGACTCTCAAAGGCCATTTTGGCTGGACTAAAAGACATTGTCTGTTCATCAGACTCTAGATGTTTAATCCAATTGCTCACAGGAAACAAATCTGTGACTGCCATCAAAGGGATCCTCCATGACATTTGTGTGTTGAGCCGATCCCTTAACTCTATATCCTATCATTTTATGCCTCGTAGTTGTAATGTGCAAGCAGATGAACTTGCCAAAAACTCTCTGTTTCTGTTGTCATGCAGTTCCGATAACTCTGTTGTTTAA
- the LOC106372943 gene encoding uncharacterized mitochondrial protein AtMg00310-like: protein MVLLKAVLASMPTYAMSCFKLPKSLCKQIQSVLTRFWWDIKPELRKMYWISWDKLTFPKGAGGLRFREIEVFNDALLSKHTWKLLRNPNSLLGQTLLNKYCQHQDILTCSAPNAASHGWRGILAGRDIISRGMVWFFGNGE, encoded by the coding sequence ATGGTGCTTTTGAAAGCTGTGTTGGCATCAATGCCGACATATGCTATGTCTTGCTTTAAGCTACCCAAATCCCTCTGCAAGCAAATCCAAAGTGTCTTAACTAGGTTTTGGTGGGACATAAAACCAGAGTTGAGGAAGATGTACTGGATATCATGGGACAAGCTAACCTTTCCTAAAGGGGCTGGTGGTCTCAGGTTCCGAGAAATAGAGGTTTTCAATGATGCACTGCTTTCTAAGCACACTTGGAAGCTGTTAAGGAACCCCAACTCTCTGTTGGGACAAACTTTGTTAAATAAGTACTGTCAGCATCAAGACATTCTCACATGCTCAGCTCCAAATGCTGCATCTCATGGGTGGCGTGGGATATTGGCGGGCAGAGACATAATCAGCAGGGGTATGGTGTGGTTTTTCGGAAACGGAGAATGA
- the LOC106374324 gene encoding ethylene-responsive transcription factor ERF014, with the protein MVKAIQNTTKRMSSPSSSSSSLSTSSSISKSNLAKKYKGVRMRSWGSWVSEIRAPNQKTRIWLGSYSTAEAAARAYDAALLCLKGSSASNLNFPEISSSLYNTNNGDNKNNINMSPKYIQRVAAAAANADPSSSSVSTSSPLLSSSPSEDLYDVVSMSQYDQQVVSLSESSWYNCFDGDDQFMLPYLTTPLADDFFEEGDIRLWNFC; encoded by the coding sequence ATGGTGAAAGCTATTCAAAATACGACAAAGCGAATGTCTTctccatcatcatcttcatcttcattatCAACATCATCATCCATAAGCAAGAGTAACCTGGCCAAGAAGTACAAAGGAGTGAGAATGAGAAGTTGGGGTTCATGGGTTTCAGAGATCAGAGCTCCCAATCAAAAGACAAGGATCTGGCTCGGTTCTTACTCAACCGCTGAAGCCGCTGCTCGAGCCTACGATGCTGCGCTTCTCTGTCTCAAAGGATCTTCGGCTAGTAATCTCAACTTCCCAGAGATCTCATCTTCTCTCTACAATACCAACAATGGTgacaacaaaaacaatattaacATGTCTCCTAAGTACATACAGAGAGTGGCTGCTGCTGCAGCTAACGCAGATCCTTCTTCCTCATCTGTGTCTACTTCATCTCCGTTgctttcttcatctccatctGAAGATCTCTATGATGTCGTCTCCATGTCTCAGTATGACCAACAAGTAGTCTCCTTGTCTGAATCATCATGGTACAACTGCTTTGATGGTGATGATCAGTTCATGTTGCCGTATTTGACAACACCACTTGCTGATGATTTCTTTGAGGAAGGGGATATCAGATTATGGAATTTTTGTTGA